One Ornithorhynchus anatinus isolate Pmale09 chromosome 2, mOrnAna1.pri.v4, whole genome shotgun sequence DNA segment encodes these proteins:
- the STX11 gene encoding syntaxin-11: MKDRLTELVELSRQYDQQYPDSGDNPDSAREDIVFETDHLLESMYRDIQAIQSENHLLMVDVRRLGKQNARFLTSMRRLSSIKRDTNSIAKDIKVRGEGIHRKLQNMKTFIAAATEKHGENSAMARISKAHYNVLTRAFQEVMYEYNEAEMNQRDNCKIRIQRQLEIMGKDVSGDQIEDMFEQGKWDVFSENLLADVKGARSALNEIESRHKELLKLESRIREVHDLFLQMAILVEEQADTLDVVELNLEKTLDYVGEAKAQVKRAVEYKKKNPCRTICCFCCPCVN; encoded by the coding sequence ATGAAGGACCGCCTGACTGAGCTGGTGGAGCTGTCTCGCCAGTACGACCAACAGTACCCTGACTCTGGGGACAACCCCGACTCAGCCCGAGAGGACATCGTGTTCGAGACAGATCACCTCTTGGAATCTATGTACAGAGACATCCAGGCCATTCAGAGTGAGAACCACTTGCTCATGGTGGACGTCCGGCGGCTGGGCAAGCAGAACGCCCGCTTCCTCACCTCCATGCGGCGCCTCAGCAGCATCAAGCGGGACACCAATTCCATCGCCAAGGACAtcaaggtgaggggagagggcatcCACAGGAAGCTGCAGAACATGAAAACTTTTATCGCAGCAGCAACCGAGAAGCACGGAGAGAATTCCGCCATGGCCCGGATCTCCAAGGCCCACTACAACGTCCTCACCCGGGCCTTCCAGGAAGTCATGTATGAGTATAATGAGGCGGAGATGAACCAGAGGGACAACTGCAAGATCCGGATTCAGCGACAGCTGGAGATCATGGGGAAGGATGTCTCCGGGGACCAGATTGAAGACATGTTTGAGCAAGGCAAGTGGGACGTCTTCTCGGAGAACCTCCTGGCGGACGTGAAGGGAGCCCGTTCAGCCCTGAATGAGATCGAGTCGCGGCACAAGGAGCTGCTGAAGTTGGAGAGCCGCATCCGGGAGGTACACGACCTCTTCCTGCAGATGGCCATCCTGGTGGAGGAGCAGGCCGACACGCTGGATGTTGTCGAGCTCAACTTGGAGAAGACCCTGGACTATGTGGGAGAGGCGAAAgctcaggtgaagagagcagtggAGTACAAGAAGAAGAATCCCTGCCGGACGATTTGCTGTTTCTGCTGTCCCTGCGTCAATTAA